GCTTTTGGAGAGGTGAGGGTACGAGTGTACGAGAGTACGTCAATACGACAATACGATGACTCGATAGCACGCAGGAGAATTGACTTTTGACATGATAACATATTCACCTTTGTCACTTCGACGAGTCTGCGAGGAGAAATCTTTTTTAAATCGGGTAATGATTCTGTTTCTTTATTATTGATATTTATTTACCTTTTCGTCCGGCTTCAGATTCTTAAAAAGAAAAAACAATGTGCAATTAATTTCCTTTGCAGTAACAAGGACCTTTCCCATCCAAACAAATGAGATTACCACATAAGCCCTGAAGGGCAGTATTTACTGGCACAGTCCAGGGGCCCGGTATTTGCAAAGGGGATTTGTATCTTTTGACAACTTTAAGCAGTCATTATTTCCTTGTATTCCCCGTTCCTTCTGTCATTTTGGTATCAGTAGTATATTACGCCCCTTCAGGGCTTGTGAGGACTTTCTCTTTACACATACCCAGGCCTGCAGCCTGGGCTATTATATTGCGCCCTTTCAGGGCTGGGTGAAAAAAGATTTCTCCTCTCAGAGTCGTCGAAATGACAAAAGGGAGTTTTATTTCCACCACAAGGTTTTTCTTCCCTACTTCCATCACGCCCCTTATTTCTGGAACTTTCGCACAATCATGTTGTCGTGTTTTTCAATCCGTGCGCTCGTGCCTTCGTACTGTCGTAATGTCGTACACTCGTACCCTCGTACTCTCGTCCCTTGGCACACCATTTGAACTCCCAACAATTAACTCCTCTCCTAAAGGGGCAGAATGATGAGAACTGTGAAAATCTGCGCTCTGCTTTGCCTTCTGTTTATTCCCGCTATCGGAGAATATTTCGGACGAAACAAGGTTCAGTACGATGATTTTGATTTCAAGGTATTAAACACCAATCAATTCAGGATCTACTTTTATCCATCGGAGGAGAGTGCTACCAAAGAAGCGGGGCGGATGCTGGAGCGATGGCATACCCGGTTTAAGATGATCTTTGACAGGACCCTTCCCAAAAGGCAGCCGGTATTAATCTATGCCAATCATGCCGATTTTCAGCAGACAAACGCTATCAGCGGTCTTATCCCAGAGGGGACCGGAGGAGTGACCGAAGGCTTAATGAACCGCATAATTCTTCCTCTTACCGGAATCGGCTCCGAAAACAACCATGTTCTGGGCCATGAGTTAGCCCATGTCTTTCATTACAATATCATAAAGGAGAGTCCTGCGGGGATAGGAGGCGCGCAGCAGATCCCTTTGTGGTTTATCGAGGGGATGTCGGAGTATCTGTCGATCGGATCATACTCCCCGTTGACAGCAATGTGGATGAGGGATGCTGTGCTGTCCAACGATATTCCATCATTTTCTCAGATCAGCAGAAACACAGAGTATTTCCCCTACCGTTACGGGCATGCAATCTGGGCCTATATCGGAGGAACTTATGGTGATCACGTGATAAGCCCTCTCTTTCATTCCACACTTAAGCAGGGATGGTACCCGGGGTTTAAAAGTGTTCTTGGAATAAGCATAGATTCAGTTTCCGCAGGATGGCAAAGGGCAATCAGGGAAAAGTTCTCATCGGATACTGCCGGTCGAACTCTGCCCTCCAGAACAGGGACTCCTGTTATAAAAGAAGGCAGCACCAATCTATCGCCTGTAATAAGTCCTGACGGGCGCTATATTGCTTTTCTATCCACAAAGGATCTCTTCTCGATAGATCTTTATCTTGCAGATGTAAGTACTGGAAAAATCATAAAGAGGCTTGTGAGTGCGGAGACCGATCAGCATTTTGATGCTCTGCGATTTATGTCATCGTCGGGCACCTGGTCTCCCGACGGGGAGCAGTTTGCATTTATAGTATTCAAGGACGGGGACAATGCGATTGCGATTCTGGATATAAAAACCAGGAAAGTAACCCGCACATTCAAACTCAAAGATGTGGATGAAATAGCACATATCGCCTGGTCACCCGATGGGAAAAAGCTTGCAATTTCCGGAACATCGGGAGCGATAAGTGATCTTTACACCTACGATCTTGAGACATCCACGCTGCACCGTTTAACAAACGACAAGTTCGCTGAACTGCAGCCGTCATGGTCGCCAGATGGCAAATGGATTGTTTTCGCGACTGACAGGGGTTATCCCACAAATCTAGATTCTCTCAAATTCTCCCCCTTAAAAATCGGTATCATAAATATCGAAGGATGCTGCATAAGAGTGATAAGAATGGCTGAGTGGGTAAAGCATATAAACCCGCAGTATTCGCCCGATGGGAACAGTATTTATTTTGTAGCGGACCCTGATGGATTCAGTGATATTTACCGGTACTCCCTTGAGACAAACCGGTTCTTCAGAGTAACTAATACTGCTACAGGTATAAGTGGTCTTACAGAGCTCTCCCCTGCTATCTCTGTAGCGATGAAAAGCGGAAAAACAGTATTCAGTATTTACGACAAAAAAGGTTATAAGATCCACAGTCTTGATTCCACACAGACAGAAGGGGAACCGTTTACACCAGACAAACAGGACTATTTAAAAACTGTCAAACTGCCTCCGATGAAATCTGAAAACTCCATAGTTGATGATTACCTGGGGAAGAGTTCTGAGGGGTTAGTTGAGGAGAACCGTTTCTCCATAAAAAACTATAATCCCAGACTGGGTTTACTCTATGTGGGTCAGCTTTATGCCGGACTCTCTGCCGATCCTCTTGGAGTGGGAGTCGGTGGAGGAGTTTCATTTCTTTTCAGTGATATTTTAGGGGATCATCTTCTTGGTCTCGGTGCACAGATAAATGGAAGCCTGAGAGATTTTGGTGCTGAGGGTTTTTACCTTAACATGGACAGACGCCTTAACTGGGGGTTGGTTCTGAGCCGAATCCCTTATGCATCCACATTTACAGAAGTTGAAAGAGATACTGCGACAGTTGACGGGGAGGTAAGAGATGTGCAGAAAGTCACCTTCACCGACGAGAGAATATTTGATAACCAGATCGGTTTATTAGCCGCATACCCCCTTTCCTCCAACCGGCGCTTTGAGTTTCAGGGATCATACACCAGGATCTCATACGATTACCAGAGCGAGGAGATATATGCCCTGTCCGGAAGAGTCGTCCGGCGCAATAACAGTTCACTCGATGAGCCCACATCACTTAACCTTTTCAGGGCTTCTGCAGCATACGTGGGTGACTTTTCCAATTTTGGTTTTACAGGTCCTGTCACCGGAAGAAGATACAGGTATGAACTTGAGCCTACATCGGGGTCACTCTCCTTTCTCACCGCCCTCGCCGATTATCGTCAGTACTTCCTGATGAACCCATTTACACTTGCATTCCGCTTTTTCCATTACGGACGATATCTGAGAGATTCCGAGAGCGATCGTCTGTCACCTCTTTTCCTGGGATATGAAACCTGGGTGCGAGGGTACAGTTATTACTCCTACAATCTCCGTAACTGCTCATCATCTGACAATTATGCCGACTGCCCCGATTTTTCACGTCTTATCGGCTCGAGAGTGGGTGTTTTCAATGCGGAACTGAGACTTCCCCTTCTGGGAAATGAACAGTTCGGGCTTATTAACTTTCCATATCTTCCCATGGAGCTGGTCGCTTTTCTGGATGGAGGAGTGGCGTGGTCGAGGGGAGAAATCCCTGTGCCGAAATTGATTCATAATACCAGGGAGCGTGTGCCGGTTTTCAGTGCCGGAGCAGCGACACGAATCAATCTTTTTGGCCTGCTGGTGCTTCAGATCTACTACGCCTACCCTTTTCAACGCACAGACAGAGGCGGAAACTGGGGATTTCTTTTCGCTCCGGGATGGTAAAAGCAGCTTTCCTCTCATGCTCCTCCGGCATAACCCCGTACAAAATGTATTTTTGCAAAAAAGGCGGACATATTAAGAGCCGTCTTTCTGTTTTATCGATCTGGAGGATATTTTGTACGAGATTACGTCCGAAGCACATTTTTCCGCTGCTCATAGGCTGCTCAATTATGATGGGCCCTGTGAGAATCTTCATGGACATAACTGGCAGGTAAAAGCATCTGTCAAATGCTCCGAACTTGATTCTGCCGGAATAGGAATAGATTTCAAGGTACTCAGAAACCATCTGAAGGAAATTGTCAAGCAGTTCGACCACAAGGATCTCAATGTTGTACTGAAACAGGAAAACCTCAATCCATCATCTGAAAACCTCGCCCGGTACATCTTTCAGAGACTTAAGGGAAAACTTGAGGGATCCGGCTGTATGGTTTCCCGCCTAGAGATCTGCGAAACACCGGGAAATTGCGCTGCGTATTATGAGTGAGCTGGTGGTATGTGAAATTTTCAAGAGTATTCAGGGAGAGTCATCCATTACTGGATATCCCTGCTCCTTTGTCCGCCTGGCAAGCTGCAATCTCTCCTGCAACTGGTGTGATACAAGGTACGCGCTATCCGATGGTGTACCGATGAGCTCAGAGGAGATAATTGAATCTGTAAAGAAACACGGAACAAGGATTGTTGAAATCACAGGAGGAGAGCCTCTGCTTCAGGAAGCAACTCCTCAACTCTGCAGGAGTTTTCTTGACTCAGGCTTCACTGTTCTTGTTGAAACTAACGGAAGTCAGGATATTTCAGTACTTCCGGAGGGCTGCCGGAGGATCGTAGATGTCAAATGCCCTTCGAGCGGGGAGGCCGGTTCGTTTCTTGAGAGTAATTTATCCTCTCTTACCGGTAATGATGAACTCAAGTATGTAATTTCCGATAAGCATGATTTCGACTGGGCTGTAGTGCATCTGACAAGCAGAAATCTTGCTGGCCGGCTAAGGATTATTTTTTCGCCCAATACGGGGTCACTCAGTCCCGCAGAGTTAGCATCGTGGATACTTGAAAGCGATGTTCCTGTGGTTCTGGGTCTTCAATTACACAAGATAATCTGGGGGGACAGAAGAGGTGTTTAAAAAGGAGAGGGCTATAGTATTGTTAAGCGGCGGGATCGATTCCGCAACCTGCTGTGCTGCCGCAAAAGAGGAGGGTTTTGATATCCATGCCATGAGTTTCTCTTACGGGCAGCGTCATTGGATCGAGCTTGAATCCGCACGCAAAGTCGCATCATTTTTTGATGCAGTGGAGCATAAGATTGTAGAGATAGATCTCCGTGCTTTTGGAGGAAGTTCTCTGACAGATACTATCGATGTCCCGAAGGGACGTGCTATCAAAGAGGGGCAGATACCCAACACCTATGTGCCAGCGAGAAACACCATATTCCTGTCATTTGCGCTGGGATGGGCTGAGGTCACCGGATGCCGTAATATATTTACAGGTGTAAACTCAGTTGACTACTCGGGATACCCCGATTGCCGTCCGGAATTTATCGAGGCTTTCCAGTGCATGGCAAATCTTGCTACCAGAGCTGGAGTTGAGGGAAAGATAATAAGGATACACACCCCACTGATAAATCTGACAAAAGCACAGATAATCAGGAAAGGCACTGATCTGGGAGTTGACTATTCGATAACTCACAGTTGTTATGATCCGTACCCTGACGGGAGCGCGTGCGGGCTGTGTGATAGTTGTCAGATAAGGAAGAGCGGGTTTAAGGAGGCGGGGGTGGAGGATCCGACGAGGTATGGAGGGTGAGGGTACGAGGGTACGAGAGTACGACAGTACGACAACACGACAGTACGACGACACGACAACACGAGAGTACGACAACACGACAACACGATAGCACGACAATAAGATTAGAGATAAAACAATAAAGCAATAAGACGAAAGAGCTATAGCACCCATCCGACCCGTCCATACCCGTCCATATCTTCGAAATTAAGTATGAAAAGAGGCAGGAACATAAAGAAATGACAACCGCTGAATTGGCAAAAGAGATTGGGGAGATTCTTAAGAGGAAAAACTGGACACTCGCGGTTGCGGAATCGTGTACCGGGGGGCTTTTGGGAGGAGCTATTACGGAGATTCCGGGGGCATCGGGTTATTTCATGGGTGGAGTGATAGCCTATGACAACCAGGTGAAGGAATCTTTACTGGGTGTTCCTACGGATGTACTATCGGAATTCGGGGCAGTAAGCAGCCAGACAGTAACAGCGATGGCCAGAGGGGTTTGTAAACTGCTTAAAACTGAGTGTGCGATTTCCGTATCAGGTATAGCTGGTCCTGAGGGCGGCACAGAGGAAAAACCTGTTGGTCTGGTTTACACAGGCATAGCGGTATGTGATACCGTAAAGAGTTTTAAATACATTTTCAAGGGAGATCGTCAGGAAATAAGATATCAGACAGTCGAAACCGCCCTGAGTTGTTTTAAGGAGATGATTGAATCTTTCTGATTTGTGTGAAGAAAAATTTCTCTTCGAAGACTCGTCAAAATGACAAAGGGAGTTTTATTTCCACCACAGGGCTCTTCTTCCCCACTCCCCTCTTCCTATTATTCTGTAGTACATTCGCGCACTCGTGTTGTCGTGTTTTCGTAATGTCGTTCTGTCGTATTCATGATGCAGGAAGTATGGACGGTATGGACTGGATGGACTGGATACCCCGTCCCTTCTGTCGTGTTGTCGCTCTTTCGTACCCTCGTACTCTCGTACACTCGTCCTTTACAAATACCCTTTCACCCAGCCATACACCGCCAATATTATCATCAATGACACATTGGCCAGCACCCCTGCGACCACATCATCCATGGTTACGCCCACGCCTTCTTCGAGTTCCTGCATCTGGTAGACGGGGAATGGCTTGACAATGTCGTAAAAACGGAAGAGCAGAAAGCCAAGAAGCAGGGTTTTCAGGGAGATCGGTATCATAAAGAAAGTAATAAGCTGCCCCGCTACTTCATCGATAATTATCTGTGAAGGATCGCTGCTGCCGAATACATCCTTGTCGCGTGAGGAGAGAAAGATGCTTATCGCGGTGATAGCAATGAGAGCTACCCAGTGCAGGGCCAGTTTTTCCGGGCTCAGGAAATCGCCCCATCTCTGGTGAACATACCATACAAGGGCAGTAGCGACCGCTGATCCGACCGTTCCAGGTATGTAAGGGATGTAGCCGAGAAAAAACAGGCTTGCTCCAGTTTTTCTTATCCAGTAAGTGAATGAGAAGGGTTTATTCATTACCATAATGCATATCCGTCCGTTCGCATAAAGCCTGACTCAATGTGATCTGATCCACAAACTCAAGTTCCATCCCTGCCGGAAGTCCTCTGGCCAGACGAGTGACTCTGATTTTGTCATTACGGAATAATCTCGCCAGGTAAAGGGATGTCGCTTCAGCATCGGCGCTTCCCCCCAGCCCGAGAATTACCTCCCGTATCTGTTCGGGACCGATCCGGTTTCTAAGTTCCGCAATCCTCAGTTTATCGGCGGTAATACCATTTAGCGGAGAGAGTACCCCTCCTAAAACATGGTAAGTTCCCCTGTAGCGGCTCGACTTCTCAATCGCAAAGACATCAGCGGGTTTTTCCACTACGCAGACAAGAGAATGATCCCGTGATTGAGACAAGCATACCGGGCAGAGTTCATTTTCGCTGAAGTTGAAACATCGCCTGCAGTGCCTTAGTTTCCGCCTGGCAGCAATTATCGACTCAGCGATAGCAACAGCCTCCTGCTCCGGCCTCTCCATCAGATGTAAAGCAAGTCTCCAGGCACTCTTGCGTCCGATAGTAGGGAGGCTGCAGAGGGCTTCGACGAGATCTTCAAGAGGTTCTGTCATAGGCCGGGAATATTGAGTCCGCTTGTTATAGAGCCCATCGTCGAATTTGATGCCTCCCTGATTTTTTCCTGCGCATTGGAGTGTGCTGCGACAATCAGATCTTCCAGCATCTCTACCTCATCGGGGTCAACGACTTCAGGATTTATCTTGATGGAAACGAGTTCATTTGCTCCATTGAGAACGACTTTGACCATGCCGCCTCCGGCGGTGCCCTCAAACTCCTGTTTCTGCATCTCCTCCTGGGCTTTCATGACCTGTGCCTGTACTTTCTGGGCCTGCTTGAGCAATTTGTTGATATTTTTTGACATTTACAAGCTCCTTATCCGACAATTCACTGGCTTACAAAAGTAAAGATCCTGCCCAGCCGGACAGAATCCTGATTTCCTATAATATCTCCCCGTCAAAACAGTCCAGAAGAACCTGGATGATGGGTTCTTTTTCGATCTGGTCGTTGATTGTTGAGGGGATATTTCCTATCTGCTTAATATAATTCTGTTCCTGATGTGCCTGTTCTTTGGTCTCAAGAGCGATCCTCAAATCGATATGAGTATGGGTGAACTCATCAAGCAGCTTTGAGATTTCGTTTCTATTATTCTTTTTAGTCACCTCAGAGAACTGAAATTTGAAATTTGTGGGAAATTTCAGGTCTATGGAGTTATCCGTTGAGGAAGCGATATAGGCGAATGAAAGAAAAGAACCCAGATTTGGCCTGTCGCGCAGAAGAAAGTCAAGAAAAGAAGTCCACATCTTTTTCAGGTCTACCGGGACTGTTCCCGGATTGTCCTCCTCAAATGAGGTATTCACTGCATATGGAGCAAGACTCTCTTCAACAGCTATTATGGATGGTTCTACAGGAGGAGCGATATATTCCGGCGGGGCCTGAGTCACCGGCTCAGGTGTTTCTATTTTTTTTTTTAGATCCGGTTCAGTATCTGTCGGGTTTGAGTCTGAGGAGTTAAGTGATTTTATCAACTGCTCGATAAGAACGGTATTGTCCATGTAAACCAGTTTTATCAGCATTATTTCAACTGTAAACCTGGGGAAAGAGCTCCACTTGATATCCTGCTCAGCCTTCTTGACAATTTCGGACATTCTCAGCAGGTCCCCGTCTGAGAACCTCTCTGCGCTCTTTGAGAATCTCTGCACCATGTCGGTTTCAAGATCAATGCCTCTGCTCTCAAGTGCGCCGGGCACTCTGGAAAAGAGGAGATTTCTGAGGTGTTCCTGGAATCCGAGGATAAACTCCTGGAGATCGAAGCCCTGATAGAGGATATCCTGGACAGTTTTGAGAGCCGGTGCGGGATCCTTGCTGGAGATAGAGTCCATGATCCGTTCGTAGACTTCTGTCTCCACCAGTCCCAGTACAGTTCTGACCTCTTTTTCGGTGATATTTTCCTGGCAGAATGAGTAGACCTGATCCAGAAGACTCAAGGCATCGCGCATGCTTCCTTCGGCTTTTCGCGCCACGAGTGTGAGAGCGGATTTTTCGAAGGCGATCTTCTCGGACTCACAGATATGGACAAGACGTCCCAGGACCTGCTCAACACTTATCCTGCGGAAATCATACCTCTGGCATCTTGAATGGATAGTTGCCGGGATTTTCTGAGGTTCAGTGGTGGCGAAGATAAAGATCACATTCTTTGGTGGCTCCTCGAGAGTCTTGAGCAGGGCATTGAAGGCGGATTTTGTGAGCATGTGTACTTCATCGATCACAAAGATACGGTTGTTTCCGCCCATGGAGGAGTACCCGATATTGTCGCGCAGCTCCCTGATATCATCGACACCATTGTTTGAGGCGCCGTCAATTTCCAGGACATCGAAGCTTGAGCCGCTGAGGATGTTTTTGCAGTTGGTACACTCTCCGCACGGTTCCGGAGTCGGCCCTTTTTCGCAGTTGAGAGCCCGTGCCAGGATTCTGGCCGTAGTTGTCTTCCCTACCCCGCGAGTTCCGGAGAAGATATAGGCGTGGGCAACGCGGTTTTTCTCGATGGCTTTCTTGAGGGTATTAGTAATATGCTCCTGCCCGACCACATCATCGAAAGTTTTGGGGCGCCATTTTCGTGCGAAGACAATATAGCTCATAAGATTTAACTGCTGGATTTTCCCGTTTCAGAGTTTCCGGGTGTTATCTCCACGATAACGGTTTATAATATGGTAAAAATACGACCCGCACAGCGGGAAATTCAAAATAAAAGGTACTTTGCTTGTTTTTACATCAAATGTTTGTCTCCGAATCGGTATCGGAATCGGTATCGGTATTCGAAAGGTACTCTAATATTTTCACCTATATAAAAGGAAACATAGAAAAAGGAATATCCACCAGGGGCTAAATATTTCATATTGTAGATATATGCCACCCTGTGTGTCATGCCTGTGAAAACAGGCATCCAGGCCATGATATCTGATCAAGAAACGGTAGGGGCCGTAATTCGGGCCCCTAAAACCCCCGCTGAAGGTAACGAATTATTATCCATTCCGGAAGACCTCCATGGGCCGGAACGTGCTACGGTACTGATGTGCTTATCCACGGCTTTTCGATGCCGATACCGACCCCGATGAAGAGCGTGAGTTTACTTCTGTGGTAGTATTGAGATTTGTGGACCTTAGGGGACAAAAAAAGGGCCAAGTTTACCTGCGGCACATCCAGAATCTGCTTACCGTTGCTCCCTTCCGGGCCTGGCGGGGTTCACAGCCTTTGATTGCGCAGGGCCTGGCCCTGTATTTTTATCTATTCGGATTTTTGAAGGAGTTTATTGAAACTTTAAAAAATAGGTTATTGCAGGAGGGAGTGGGGGATTTTTTTGGCAAGAAAACCGATGCATATAACCTTTTAGTGATATAAATCGGTTTTTTCATTTCTCTTTTCCTCTTACCTCATTTTCTCTGTTATAAACAGCTTTCATTCCTGGGCATTTTTTCTCTTCTCTTTAGTTATATATACATTTGATATTTTCCATTTACTACCTTTAACAGCCTAATTATACTTATAATAAGTATCTAACCCTTTATAAAGGAGCTCATATGATTATTCGTAAATTATCAAAGCCATTTATAAAACGGTATAAGACCGATATTAATAGAATTAATTCAAAATTCAACAAAACTATTAAGCATTCATTTATGGGAACATTGTCTGATAAGGGACTTATTACCTTTTTTAAAGATTTTTGTAATTATAGTGGTGGTATTCAATCTGGAGGGGAAAGGAATAAGAATAATTTTGAAAAATAGCTGATAAAAAATTTAAAACTTTTTATTCCTTGCTGAGCAGAGTAAAATCAAAGTAGACCTCTACGTGGGAAGTGCACAACCCAATCCATACTGGATCGGGCAGTGTTTCGGAAAAATCTCTTTGTTACACAACCCAGGCCTTCAGCCCGGGCTTTTATATTACGCCCTTTCAGGGCTTCCGGATGCTTGTTTTCACAGACATGACGTACCAGAGCAGCACCTGTTTTCTTTTCTGCAGCCCTGTATATATATGCCTTTTTTCAGGGCTGGTAGTTCAAATCTCCACATTTTTGCTGATTGTTCTAATTTATTCCGGAATTAAATTTCACAGCACCTATTTTGTATTTACGCGTATTTATGGAATTGGGTTTTATTAAGGGTTGCTGAGATGCTAGTCAGAAAGATTACTAAAAAGGGGAAGTATACCTTGCTAATACTATCGGTTATACTGGGTTGCTGGATAGTTTTAATGGCTGTCATATATCTCCTAAGTCCAGGGAAAACAAGGCCATTTTTAGATGAAAACGGAAAGCTTCTGGAAGGAAGCATTTCTGAGAAAGTAAAAATGAGGATTAACGGCATTGAACAGGGAATGTTTATCAAAGGAAAGAATATAAAAAATCCGGTCTTGCTTTATCTTCACGGGGGAATGCCAGATTACTTTCTCACCAGAAAATATCCTACCGGTATGGAGGATTATTTTACCGTAGTATGGTGGGAAATGCGGGGTTCTGGAATGTCATACAATATCGATATTCCGGTTGAAACAAAGAACCTGGATCAGATGATTTCAGATGCAAAGGAAGTCACTAATTATCTGCGTCAACGTTTTGGTCAGGAAAAAATATATCTGATGGGACATTCAGGGGGGACCTTCGTAGCTATACAGATGATTGACAGGATGCCGGAGTTGTATAACGCCTATATCGGTGTTGCTCAGATTTCCTGTCAGCTTCAATCGGAAAAGCTGGCCTATGATTATATGTTGAAAAGATATCGGGAGAATGGCAATAAGAAGATGGTGAAAAAGTTGGAGGCATCGCCGGTAACTATGACAGAGGGGGTTCCCCGATCTTACCAAATAATACGCGATATTGCCATGCATGATCTTGGAATCGGTACGACTCATGATATGAAGTCAGTTTTACGGGGGATCATGTTGCCCTCATTTACATGCCCTGATTACACACTTACAGAAAAAATAAATCTGTGGAAGGCAAAAGCCGGTTCAGGTATCAGTATATTATGGAGTAAAATACTGGTGACAGATTTGTCAAAAGAGTTTACCGAGTTTAAAATACCGGTATACTTTTTTCATGGCGTGTATGATTATACAGTGAATTATGAATTGGCAAAGAATTATTACCAAAAGATAAAGGCTCCTGTTAAAAAGTTTTTTACGTTTGAGAAATCAGCGCACAGCCCGCTGTTTGAAGAGCCGCAGAGGATGAGGGAAATATTTGAGAGGGAGATATTTCCCGATGTCATAACTAAATGAAACTTATTAAAGTGTCTTCTTGCCCCGTAAATAATCCCTCTGGAAATATTTGCCATGCTGAACCGGTATCACTCATCCAATATTTTCACAGTCTCTCTCATGGCTCTCTATCTTACCGGATTTTTACAGGTAAAACCTGTTACACTTACGTGTTAGTTTATAGCGCCCCGTCAGGGCTTCGGAAAAATCTCTTTGTTACACAACCCAGGCCTTCAGCCCGGGCTTTTAAATTGCACCCTTTCAGGGCTTCTGGATGCCTGATTTTGCAGGCCTCTCATAACTCTATTCCTTTTTCTCTCTCAATATTGAAAGATTTGATCCATTCCCCCCTTATATTCATACCCCGGCAAATGTTATTTTTGATATTTCAGTTAAGATTTACATTCTAAGAGACAAAAACATTTACCGGCTTACCGGTTAGAAAGTTCGATGAAATCCATCAAAAAGACTCTTCCTTTTCTTCTTTTAGTTACTTCGGTTCTGCTTGCCTCCCAATACCCCCAGCGGCCATCAGGGCCAGTCGGTGATTATGCCAATATTCTTGACCCCGCTACCAAATCCCATATCACAAAGATAAGCCAGTCTCTCTGGGAGCAGGCCGGTTTTGCACTTGTGGTCGCGACGGTTCCTTCTATAGGTGATAACACTATCGAGGAGTACGCCAATGTTTTGTACGAAAAATGGGGAATTGGGGCCAGGGGAAAGGATGAAGGAGTACTTGTGCTTCTGTCACTCGATCCGAGGAGAATCAGGGTTGAGGTGGGGTACGGTGCAGAAGGGTATCTCAATGATGCCAAAGTGGGCAGGTTGCTTGACAGTTATGCAGTTCCACTGTTAAAGAAAAATGATTACGGTGCCGGCATTCTTTCTCTGTCAATTGAGGTCGCAAGAGCTGTTGAGACTGAAAAGCAGATAAGGTTATCACTTCCGGCACGGGAACGTGTTTCCGCGCATGAAAATCCTGAGGAGATATCACCTTTTGCGGTAATCCTTTTCATTATTATTCTTATAGTGATGATAAGTACCCCCTTTGGCCGTTCTCTTTTGTTGTTGATGTTATTGAGTGGCGGGTCCGGCAGGAGAGGTGGATATGGCGGCCGCGGCGGGTTTGGGGGCGGATTCGGTGGCGGTTTTGGCGGTGGAATAAGTGGAGGCGGAGGGGCATCCCGATCTTTTTAAACAAAT
This genomic window from Fibrobacter sp. contains:
- a CDS encoding YbaB/EbfC family nucleoid-associated protein; translated protein: MSKNINKLLKQAQKVQAQVMKAQEEMQKQEFEGTAGGGMVKVVLNGANELVSIKINPEVVDPDEVEMLEDLIVAAHSNAQEKIREASNSTMGSITSGLNIPGL
- the dnaX gene encoding DNA polymerase III subunit gamma/tau; its protein translation is MSYIVFARKWRPKTFDDVVGQEHITNTLKKAIEKNRVAHAYIFSGTRGVGKTTTARILARALNCEKGPTPEPCGECTNCKNILSGSSFDVLEIDGASNNGVDDIRELRDNIGYSSMGGNNRIFVIDEVHMLTKSAFNALLKTLEEPPKNVIFIFATTEPQKIPATIHSRCQRYDFRRISVEQVLGRLVHICESEKIAFEKSALTLVARKAEGSMRDALSLLDQVYSFCQENITEKEVRTVLGLVETEVYERIMDSISSKDPAPALKTVQDILYQGFDLQEFILGFQEHLRNLLFSRVPGALESRGIDLETDMVQRFSKSAERFSDGDLLRMSEIVKKAEQDIKWSSFPRFTVEIMLIKLVYMDNTVLIEQLIKSLNSSDSNPTDTEPDLKKKIETPEPVTQAPPEYIAPPVEPSIIAVEESLAPYAVNTSFEEDNPGTVPVDLKKMWTSFLDFLLRDRPNLGSFLSFAYIASSTDNSIDLKFPTNFKFQFSEVTKKNNRNEISKLLDEFTHTHIDLRIALETKEQAHQEQNYIKQIGNIPSTINDQIEKEPIIQVLLDCFDGEIL
- a CDS encoding alpha/beta hydrolase, encoding MLVRKITKKGKYTLLILSVILGCWIVLMAVIYLLSPGKTRPFLDENGKLLEGSISEKVKMRINGIEQGMFIKGKNIKNPVLLYLHGGMPDYFLTRKYPTGMEDYFTVVWWEMRGSGMSYNIDIPVETKNLDQMISDAKEVTNYLRQRFGQEKIYLMGHSGGTFVAIQMIDRMPELYNAYIGVAQISCQLQSEKLAYDYMLKRYRENGNKKMVKKLEASPVTMTEGVPRSYQIIRDIAMHDLGIGTTHDMKSVLRGIMLPSFTCPDYTLTEKINLWKAKAGSGISILWSKILVTDLSKEFTEFKIPVYFFHGVYDYTVNYELAKNYYQKIKAPVKKFFTFEKSAHSPLFEEPQRMREIFEREIFPDVITK
- a CDS encoding TPM domain-containing protein; amino-acid sequence: MKSIKKTLPFLLLVTSVLLASQYPQRPSGPVGDYANILDPATKSHITKISQSLWEQAGFALVVATVPSIGDNTIEEYANVLYEKWGIGARGKDEGVLVLLSLDPRRIRVEVGYGAEGYLNDAKVGRLLDSYAVPLLKKNDYGAGILSLSIEVARAVETEKQIRLSLPARERVSAHENPEEISPFAVILFIIILIVMISTPFGRSLLLLMLLSGGSGRRGGYGGRGGFGGGFGGGFGGGISGGGGASRSF